In Microplitis mediator isolate UGA2020A chromosome 2, iyMicMedi2.1, whole genome shotgun sequence, a single window of DNA contains:
- the LOC130663043 gene encoding calcyphosin-like protein isoform X1: MSNRPVSATTRQEAEMINKAQRAIHTAEDSIEKLRLLCLARGAGGILGLARIFRRMDEDGNKQLSKEELVEGFEAMNFEFEEEEIDQMITKLDTDESGTIDLNEFITAIRPPMSESRIKLVEQAFQKLDKTGDGEITVADLRGVYNVKCHPRYISGEESEESILNKFLGNFEQESSKDGVVTMEEFMNYYSAISASIDHDAYFDLMIRNAYKL; the protein is encoded by the exons atgTCCAACAGACCGGTGAGCGCGACGACGAGACAGGAGGCGGAAATGATTAACAAGGCCCAGAGGGCCATTCATACCGCCGAAGATTCTATTGAGAAACTTCGGCTGCTCTGTTTAGCCAGAGGTGCTGGGGGTATTCTTGGGCTGGCaag aatatttcgTCGGATGGATGAAGATGGTAATAAGCAGTTGAGCAAAGAAGAACTTGTCGAAGGATTCGAGGCcatgaattttgaattcgaagAGGAAGAAATTGATCAGATGATCACTAAATTGGATACCGATGAAAGCGGGACtattgatttaaatgaatttattactGCGATTAga cCTCCGATGTCTGAGAGCCGTATAAAACTAGTCGAGCAAGCGTTTCAAAAACTTGATAAGACTGGTGACGGAGAGATAACAGTTGCTGATCTCCGCGGGGTCTACAATGTCAAATGTCATCCGAGATATATAAGCGGCGAGGAGAGCGAGGAGAGtatcttgaataaatttttgggaaaCTTTGAGCAAGAGAGTTCTAAAGACGGTGTC GTAACCATGGAAGAATTTATGAATTACTACAGCGCAATAAGTGCTAGCATTGATCACGATGCATATTTTGATCTCATGATTCGTAATGCctacaaattataa
- the LOC130663043 gene encoding calcyphosin-like protein isoform X2: MINKAQRAIHTAEDSIEKLRLLCLARGAGGILGLARIFRRMDEDGNKQLSKEELVEGFEAMNFEFEEEEIDQMITKLDTDESGTIDLNEFITAIRPPMSESRIKLVEQAFQKLDKTGDGEITVADLRGVYNVKCHPRYISGEESEESILNKFLGNFEQESSKDGVVTMEEFMNYYSAISASIDHDAYFDLMIRNAYKL; the protein is encoded by the exons ATGATTAACAAGGCCCAGAGGGCCATTCATACCGCCGAAGATTCTATTGAGAAACTTCGGCTGCTCTGTTTAGCCAGAGGTGCTGGGGGTATTCTTGGGCTGGCaag aatatttcgTCGGATGGATGAAGATGGTAATAAGCAGTTGAGCAAAGAAGAACTTGTCGAAGGATTCGAGGCcatgaattttgaattcgaagAGGAAGAAATTGATCAGATGATCACTAAATTGGATACCGATGAAAGCGGGACtattgatttaaatgaatttattactGCGATTAga cCTCCGATGTCTGAGAGCCGTATAAAACTAGTCGAGCAAGCGTTTCAAAAACTTGATAAGACTGGTGACGGAGAGATAACAGTTGCTGATCTCCGCGGGGTCTACAATGTCAAATGTCATCCGAGATATATAAGCGGCGAGGAGAGCGAGGAGAGtatcttgaataaatttttgggaaaCTTTGAGCAAGAGAGTTCTAAAGACGGTGTC GTAACCATGGAAGAATTTATGAATTACTACAGCGCAATAAGTGCTAGCATTGATCACGATGCATATTTTGATCTCATGATTCGTAATGCctacaaattataa
- the LOC130663040 gene encoding uncharacterized protein LOC130663040 — MPLKKIEQNVDKEYHTWVLENMSETFAKVNPAKNQFLNYPVKETHYFSTKAQDHAVDWYITLNFANNELKSGFKIFFDAVKKLEPRNHVTCNFYLVDADKNKFFLGRKNRKFDDSQGFFNHPEVFRHCLPYPELPNTIDKLLPNNTMTLYIELITYLDDDPIFPDERMVYAYFPDPNSSGDFSELYKVQDDRDVMIYVQGVAFPVHKRVLEARCPKLYEMVDHHQQMSDGNDNQVALTDIEPEIFKRVLEFMYTLNVEDLDDHAVGLLEAASKYKLTRLINLCEQSLISYYYTDENAEEIKSLAYKCGASILFNNVKMLQLLHAVNKANAIQKMAY, encoded by the exons AtgcctttaaaaaaaatcgaacaaAACGTTGATAAAGAATATCATACATGGGTACTTGAAAATATGAGTGAAACATTCGCAAAAGTAAATCCGGCCAAGAACCAGTTTCTAAATTATCCTGTTAAGGAGACTCACTACTTTTCTACAAAAGCTCAAGATCATGCCGTTGACTGGTACATCACATTGAATTTTGCTAATAATGAATTGAAGTCTGGATTCAAGATATTTTTCGACgctgttaaaaaattagaaccTAGGAATCATGTCACCTGTAATTTTTACCTGGTCGATGCCgacaaaaataagttttttcttGGACGAAAGAACCGGAAATTTGATGATTCTCAgggtttttttaatcatcCTGAAGTATTTAGACACTGTTTACCTTACCCCGAGTTACCGAACACAATAGATAAACTACTTCCAAATAATACCATGACACTGTACATCGAACTCATAACTTACTTGGATGATGATCCTATATTTCCTGACGAGCGTATGGTTTACGCCTATTTTCCAGATCCCAATTCATCAGGTGATTTCTCGGAGTTATATAAAGTTCAAGATGACCGTGACGTTATGATTTATGTACAGGGTGTTGCATTTCCAGTCCATAAAAGAGTATTGGAAGCACGGTGTcctaaattatatgaaatggTTGATCATCATCAACAAATGTCTGATGGCAATGATAACCAAGTAGCTCTTACGGATATAGAGCCAGAGATATTTAAAAGAGTTTTAGAATTTATGTACACTCTGAATGTTGAGGACTTGGATGATCATGCAGTAGGTTTGCTAGAAGCTGCTtcgaaatataaattaacaagACTGATAAATCTGTGTGAACAATCCCTCATCAGCTACTATTATACCGACGAAAATGCTGAAGAAATTAAATCATTGGCTTACAAGTGTGGCGCCAGCATATTATTCAATAACGTCAAGATGTTACAACTACTACACGCTGTAAATAAAGCCAACGCTATTCAGAAAAtg gcatACTGA
- the LOC130663039 gene encoding uncharacterized protein LOC130663039, whose translation MGRDSRKVSRELRSSEKINKSRSVKRKNVFNPKTAERDESIQSTSSKKLKQNTEDDVPEDSSTEFRIINFIQVFTAISALIKCKKCDGNVVFQTASTRGLGFKIVVACNNCGNEYIPSCSFVGHSYEINRRFIFVMRILGIGYEGLCKFCGLMDMPSFLDKSTHTILLKQILNCSKAVAETFMTKAVNEEKQAMPTTENEDINHLTVSGDGTWQKRGYTSSFGVSSIIGYFTGKILDINIKSAYCKLCEYWKKKTNTVEFEEWYQSHEDVCSANHQGSSGKMEVDAMVEMFSYSETKYGVKYANYIGDGDSKTYSGIIKSDPYENTTVNKKECIGHVQKRMGSRLRTLKSKQKGLGGRGKLTGKLIDKLTVYYGLAIRRHCDSIENMKSAIMATFYHYGSSDEKPNHDMCPKGEESWCSYQRAEARGELDTFSHDYSPLPSDVLKAIKPIYEDLSNENLLSRCVGGFNQNNNESFNQLVWKICPKTVNTSFTIVQIAAYVAMCIFNEGINSLLVLMNTLGLNCGPNSHRYAERMDAARIKVADKRANDNTREGRLQRRHQQIDILEAAMSAEELLYGPGIDDSV comes from the exons atgggacgtgattctagaaaggtttcaagagaacttcggagttctgaaaaaattaataagtcgcgttcagtcaaaagaaagaatgtttttaatccgaaaacagccgaacgtgatgaaagtattcagagtacatcttctaaaaaattaaaacaaaacactgaagatgatgtacctgaagacagcagtactgaatttcgaataataaattttattcaggtattcactgcaatttctgctcttataaaatgtaaaaaatgtgatggaaatgtagtgtttcaaacagcaagtacacgtgggctgggattcaaaattgtagttgcatgtaataactgtggaaatgaatatattccttcctgttctttcgttgggcattcttatgaaataaacagacgtttcatttttgtaatgagaatactaggaataggatacgaaggattgtgcaagttttgcggcctgatggacatgccgtcttttttagataaatctacgcatacaattttactgaaacagattttgaattgtagtaaagccgtcgcagaaaccttcatgacgaaagctgtgaatgaagaaaagcaagcaatgccaacaactgaaaatgaagatataaatcatctaactgtatcgggagatggaacctggcaaaaacggggatatacatcgtcatttggagtttcttctataattggctattttactggaaagattcttgacataaacattaaaagtgcatattgtaagctatgtgagtattggaaaaaaaaaacaaatactgttgagttcgaggaatggtatcaatcgcatgaagatgtgtgttctgctaatcatcaagggtcttctgggaaaatggaggtggatgcgatggtcgaaatgttttcgtattctgaaactaaatatggagttaagtatgccaactatattggtgatggtgactccaagacctattcaggaattataaaatcagatccttacgaaaatacaactgtaaataaaaaggaatgtatagggcatgtccaaaagcggatggggagtcgattacgtacgctgaagagtaaacaaaaaggtcttggtggtcgaggtaagctcacaggaaaattaatagacaaactaactgtgtactatggtttagcaatacgccggcattgtgattctattgaaaatatgaaatctgctataatggcaaccttttatcactacggctcgagtgatgaaaaaccgaatcatgatatgtgtccaaaaggcgaagaatcttggtgctcttaccagcgcgctgaagcaagaggagagcttgataccttttctcacgattattctcctttaccttctgatgttttaaaagctatcaagcctatatacgaagatcttagtaatgaaaatttactttcaagatgtgtaggtggattcaatcagaataataatgaaagctttaaccaactagtatggaaaatatgtccaaaaacggtaaatactagttttactatcgtacaaatagctgcatacgttgctatgtgtatatttaatgagggtataaattcattattagtcttgatgaatacactaggacttaattgtgggcctaattctcatcggtatgcagaaagaatggatgctgcacgtatcaaagtagcagataagcgcgctaatgataacacccgagaaggtcgattgcaacgtaggcaccagcaaatcgatattttggaagctgctatgtcggctgaagagctattatatggtccaggaatagatgactcagt atga